Within Nocardia terpenica, the genomic segment GTCGAAAACGCCTTGGCGGGAACGTAGTTCGTCGGGCAGGGCGGCGAGGGTCTCGGCGGCGATCACCGGGCCGTCGGGCGGGAGCGGGAATCGGGTCCTGGTGCGCACCTCGTCGAGCGCGGTCTTGCCGCACAGGCCGCAGGCGCCGGTGGTGAGGAAGGCGCGGGGCCGGATCGGGGTGGGCGTGCGCAGCTGGATGTCGAGCACGTTGTAGGTGTTGCGGCCCTCGGCGTCGGTACCGGCGCAGTAGCGGGCGGTGACGATGTCCTCGCGCGAGCCGATGATGTTCTCGCTCAACAGGAATCCGTGCGCCAGATCGACATCGCTACCGGGCGTGCGCATGGTGACGGTCAGCGACCGCCCGTCGACCCGCAACTCCAGCGGCTCCTCGACGGCAAGGGTATCGGCCCGCGGAGCCGACCCGCCGGTGGTGACGCGCAGCGTCCGGCGGCGGACGGTCACCCTACTCACGCGGGGGCCTCGCCGGTCTGCGGGCCGACGTGGACGTGTGGCTCCAGCCGGATCGTCACTCCCTTGGACACCGGCGTATTCGAGCGTTCGGCGACGTGGTCGAGGGGGACCAGGGGATTGGTTTCGGGGTAGTAGGCGGCGGCATTGCCGCGGGGGGTGGAGTAGGGGACCAGGCGGAAGCCGGTGATGCGGCGTTCGGAGCCGTCGGTCCACTCGGAGATCACGTCGACGAGATCGCCCTCGGCGAAACCGAATCCGGCGATGTCGTCGGGGTGAACCAGCACCACCCGGCGGGCGTTGTGAATGCCGCGGTAACGGTCGTCGAGCCCGTAGATGGTGGTGTTGTACTGGTCGTGGCTGCGCAGGGTTTGCAGGATGAGGCGGCCGGGCGGGACGGGCAGCCACCGCAGCTCGTTCACCGCGAAATTGGCCTTGCCGGTGGCGGTGCGGAATTCGCGGGCGTCGCGGGGCGGGTGCGGGAGCTGGAAACCGTTGCGCTGGCGCACCTTCGCGTTGTAGTCGGCACAGCCGGGGACGACGCGGGCGATGGCGTCGCGCACGGTGTCGTAGTCGCGGCGGAACCGCTCCCACGGCACCGGGTGATCCGGGCCGAACAGTTCCCGCGCGAGCTCGCAGACGATGGCGACCTCGCTGCGCAGCCGATCGCTCACCGGCGTCAGGCGGCCGGTGGACAGGTGCACCATCGACATCGAATCCTCCACCGACACCTGCTGTTTCACGCCGTCCTGCAGATCGAGGTCGGTGCGGCCGAGGGTGGGCAGGATGAGCGCGGTGCGGCCGTGCACGACGTGGCTGCGGTTCAGCTTGGTCGACACCTGCACCGTCAGCTCGCAGGCGCGCAGCGCGGCCTCGGTGACCTCGGTGTCGGGGGTGGCGGAGACGAAATTGCCGCCCATGCCCATGAACACCCGCGCCCGCCCGTCCCGCATGGCGCGAATGGCGTCGACCGTGTCGAAGCCGTGCGTGCGCGGGCTGGCGATGCCGAATTCGGCGTCCAGCGCGGCCAGGAAGGATTCGGGCATCTTCTCCCAGATGCCCATGGTGCGGTCGCCCTGCACATTCGAGTGGCCGCGCACGGGGCACACGCCCGCCCCCGGCTTGCCGATCATGCCGCGCAGCAACAGCAGATTGGTGGCCTCCTCGATGGTGGCGACGGCGTGCCGCTGCTGGGTCAGGCCCATCGCCCAGCACACGATCGTCGCCCGCGACTGCGCCAGCAGCAGCGCGGTGCGCTCGAGCTGGTCGCGGGTCAGCCCGGTGGCCTCCTCGACCGTCGCGAGATCGACCGCGCGCATATGCTTTTCGTATTCGGCGAAGCCCGCGGTGTGCGCGTCGACGAAGACGCGGTCGACCACCGTGCCCGGCGCGCGATCCTCCGCCTCGAACAGCAGCTTCGCCAAGCCCTGGAACAGCGCCATATCGCCGCCGAGGCGGATCTGTAGGAAGTCGTCGGCGATGGTGATGCCGGTGGTGAGGCCCTTGACCGTCTGCGGATCGCGGAAGCCGATCAGGCCGGTCTCCGGCAGCGGATTGACCGCAATGATCTTGGCGCCGTTGGTCTTCGCCGTGCTCAGCGCCGACAGCATGCGCGGATGGTTGGTGCCCGGATTCTGCCCCGCCACGATGATGAGATCGGCGGCCGCGAAATCGTCGATCGAGACCGACCCCTTGCCGATGCCGATGGAGGCCGACAGCGCGGTGCCGGAGGACTCGTGGCACATATTGGAGCAGTCCGGCAGATTGTTGGTGCCGAAGCTGCGCACCAGCAACTGATACAGGAACGCGGTCTCGTTGGCGGTGCGGCCGGAGGTGTAGAACAGCGCCTCGTCGGGAGAGGCCAAGCCGCGCAACGCCTCCGCGATCAGCCGGTACGCGTCGTCCCATTCGATGGGGGAGTAGTGGGTGTCACCGGGCCGCAGCACCATCGGGTGGGTGAGCCGGCCCTGCTGGCCCAGCCAGTACCCGGACTTGGTCGACAGTTCCTCGATCGAATGCCGGGCGAAGAACTCCGGCGTCACCGTGCGCAGGGTGGCCTCCTCGGCCACCGCCTTCGCGCCGTTCTCGCAGAATTCCGCCGGGCGGCGATGCCCGCTCGGCTCCGGCCACGCGCAGCCGGGACAGTCGAAGCCGTGCCGCTGATTCACCCGCGCCAGGGTGCGCGCGGTGCGCGCGACGCCCATTTCCGATACGGCTCGTTCCAGCGCCACGGTCACCGCCTGCACGCCCGCCGCCCGTTCCTTCGGCGGCGTCACGGCTAGCGCGGATTCGTCGATGTCCCGGGTCGGCGCGTTGCGATGCATGGTCCTATCGTCCTCTCGACAGTCTTCGAGCCTACGCCCGGACCCGCCGCGGCAAAGTCGCTGCGCGGTTCCGGCCCTGCGAACGTCCCTCGCGCGCGAGGATCGATGCCGATGCCGCCGCGGCGCCCGGCCACGGCACGACGAGGAGACGAGACCGATGAACACGCAGACCGGATACGGACGCGGCTCGGCCCCGCGCGGGCTCGGGCTCGCGCTGATCACGGGCGCGCTCGGCGCGGCGGTGGTGGCGCTGGCGTCGCCGGCCGCGGCGGAGCCGGCGGTGACCCGGCTGGGCGCGACCCCCGACATGAACTTCGGCATGGCCACCAACTACGGCACCGGCTGCAACTACACGCTGCAGGCGTTCGTCTCCGATCCCTCGGCCCCGGTCGTGTTCTACGACAACGGCGAAATCCTCGGCGTGGCCAAGCCCACCGGCGCATACGCCGTCTTCCCCTGGGTCCCCACCACCCCCGGCCACCACACCCTCGCCGCGGTACAGTCCGGCCAGCCCGCCGACCTACCACCCGCCACCCTCGACCTACCCGTCGGCTTCGGCGTCCATCTCGGCTACGGCTGCAACGTCTTCGGCGGTTGATCCCGGCCAAAAGCATGCCGGGATGACGAGGTGGGGGCATGCCGGGATGACGAGGTGGGGGCATGCCGGGACGAGGAGGTGGGGGCATGCCGGGATGACGAGGTGGGGGCATGCCGGGATGACGAGGTGGGGGCATGCCGGGATGACGAGGTGGGGGCATGCCGGGACGACGAGGTGGGGGCACGCCGGGATGACGAGGTAGGGGTGTGCTCGCATGGCGTGTGAGGGGTGTGCGGGGGATGACACCCGAAAATCGGGTGCGCGGGGTCTTATGCTCGATGCATGGAGTGGTGCAGGCGATTTATTCGCCCCCGGTCGATAGGCCGCGGGCGTGTGGGCGTGCATTCCGTCAGCTAGGTGGCCGTGGTTGTCGGTCGGGGGTTGTCGCCCGATTCGATCGATGACCAGGAGATCACCCCGTGTCTACTTATCTGACTTCCGCTGAGTTGTCGCGTGCGCTGAGCGTGCGTGATCTGACCGATCCGGTTCAGGGCGGGCATGCCCTGCAGGTCCTGTTGGATGCCGTGCTCGCCGCGCTGCGCGCCGCCTGGCCCGGCACGACCGTGCGGACGGTTCGTATACCGCCGATCGTCGCCATCGCCGACAACTACGACGGGCTCGGCTACGACCCGGCCGATGTCACCCGCGATGCCCGCTACACGCGCTACCTCAGCGCGACCACCATGCTGCGCAGTCACACCACCGCCGATATCCCGGCCGTTCTGCGCGGGTATTCCGCTGTGCCGCAGGGCGATTCGGTCGATGAGCTGATCGTGGTTCCCGGGCTGGCCTACCGCCGCGATGTCGTCGATCGCATTCATGTCGGCGAACCGCATCAGGTGGATCTGTGGCGGCTGCGGTCCGTGCCCGGCACCGGCGAGTCGGAATTGCGGGAACTGGTCGCCCATCTGGTCGAGGCCGTGCTGCCCGGTGCGGCGTGGCGAATGACTCCGGCCGTGCACCCGTACACCCACCGCGGATATCAGGTCGACGTCCGGCACGGCGGCGACTGGCTGGAACTGGCCGAGTGCGGGCTCATCGCCGACCGGGTGCTGCGCGGCGTGGGCCTCGACCCGGGGCGGTGGTCGGGCGTGGCGCTCGGCATGGGACTGGATCGGGCGCTCATGGTGCGCAAGGGCATTCCCGATATCCGCTACCTGCGGGCCGACGATGCCCGCATTACCGAGCAGATGCGGGACCTGACCCCGTGGCGGCCCGTGTCCGCGCTGCCGCCGGTGCGCCGCGATCTGTCGGTGGTGATCGCGGACGACACCGACGACGAATCCCTCGGCGACGCCGTGCGCGCGGCCCTGGGCGAGCGCTCGGCGGATATCGAATCCATCCACGTCCGCTCCCGCACCCGCTACACCGAGCTGTCCGAGTCGGCCCGCGCCCGCCTGGGCATCCACCCCGGCCAGACGAATGCCGTTGTCGGGCTGGTGATCCGGCCGCTGACCCGTACCCTCACCCGCGCCGAGGCGAACGCCATCCGCAATGCGGTGTACCGGGCCATCCACCTGGGCCCGCACTTGGAACTGGCGTAGGAGCCCGGACGGCGACTTCTCTAGCGGGATCTGTTTGAAGGATTTCTCGGTGACTGTGGCTGAAATTCCGAGAAGACCACCAACGTAATCTTCAACGATAGCGTCGAAGTATGACCATGACTTTCGATGCTCTGCCGCTTACCGACGAGGCCGCGATTCACACCTCCCTCGAACGGTTTCTGAACGGACTGCCCGAACTCCCGCTGCTGCTCGGTCTGGGCGAACCGACCCACGGGGTGGAGGCGTTCTCCGAACTGCGCAACGACCTGTTCCGTGTTCTGGTGCAGCGGTACGGTTTTCGTGCGATTGCCCTGGAAAGCGACTGCCTGTCGGCTCCGTTGGTGGACGCTTATGTGCACGGCTCCGGCGTGAGTCTGGCGGAGGTGATGGAGCGCGGCTTCAGTCATGGGTTCGGGAAGTCGGCGGTGGGCCCCGGCCAAAAGCGTGCCGGGGCCGTGGAGTCGCTGGGTGCTGGGGCCGTGGAGTCGCTGGGTGTCGGGGCCATGGAGTCGCTGGTCACCTGGTTGCGTGCGCATAATGCCGGGGTCGGGCCGGAGCGGCGGGTGCGGCTGTACGGGTTCGACGCCCCGCTGGAGATGTATCATGCCCCGAGTCCGCGCGTGCCGCTGCTGACCCTGTTCGACATGTTGGCCGAATTCGGTTGCGCCCCAGCGGAGCTCGTCTCTCGGGCCGAGATCGAGGAATTGCTCGGCGCGGAGGGGGCCTGGGCCGATCAGGCCGCGCTCTTCGACGGTGCCGCATCCATCGGCCGTACCGGCGCGGCGCGCGCACTGCGGATCATCGCCGACGATCTGACCGCGCTCCTCGATCGGGAGGTCCCCGCCATCGTGCGCGGCGGGGGCCTCGAGACGTTGCGGACGGCCCGCATGCACGCGCGAACCGCCGTGGGGCTCTTGCGATACCACGACCGCATGGCCAGCACCGGGGCCGATCGGGTCGCGGTCATGCTCGGCGTGCGCGACGCCATGATGGCCGACAATCTGCTCGATATCGTGGCGGCCGAACGGCGGCGCGGCCCCGTCCTCGCCTTCGCGCACAACATGCACCTGCGGCGGCAGCGGTCCGCCTGGACGCTGGCCGGGATGGACCTGTGCTGGTGGAGCGCGGGGGCGCTGGTGAGCCCGATCCTCGGCTCGCACTACGCGTTCGTCGCCACCGACTCCGCCCGCGCGGGCGACGCCCCCGGCACCCTCCAGCAGCGGCTGGCCGCCGTCACCCCCGGCCGCGCGCTGTTTTCCCGGGACACGCTCGCCAAGGCCCGGGATCTGCCCCCTGCGGCGGGCGATTCGGGGTACTTTCCGGTGGAGCCCCGCCATCTGGACCGGATGGACGGCCTCGCCTTTCTCGCACCGCGGCGGCGGCCGAACTGAGAGTCGTCTGAGAACCCGGACATGGGCGACACTTCGGATGGATCGCGCGCGTTGATACCGGTAGGCGGCCACTACGAAGGAGTTCGTCATGAGCCTCATCGGTGCCCTGATCGGGTATCTCCTGACGGCGTTCATCCTGTTGCTCATCGTCCGCATGGTGCTGGACTGGGCCCAGATGCTGAACGACACCCCGCCCTGGATGCACCGGGCCCGCGCCTTCACCCACACCTGGACCGAGCCGGTGATCGGGCCGGTGCGGCGGGTGCTGCGCCCGGTCCGGGCGGGCGGACTCTCGATCGACCTGGCCTTCACGGCGGTGTTCATCGGCGCCCTGATCCTGCGCACCATCGCGTTCAGCCTGTAGCGCGTAGCCGTTCGATCAGCAGCGCGAGCCCCACGGCGATCATGGCGGCTCCCGACACCCGCGACACCACCCGCGCGAGGGTGGGCGCGGCCGCCAGCACGGCGCGGGAGCCGAACCCGAGGCCCGTGTAGAACAGGCCGCAGCTGCCGACGAACACCAGCCCGAGCGCGCCGAGTTGCACCGGCAGCGGCCAGCTTCCGTGCGCGTCCGTGAACTGTGGAAGCATGGCCAGAAATACGAGCAGCCCCTTGGGATTCAGCCCGCTGACGCCGATTCCGGCCAGGGCGCACCGTGTCATCGATCGGGGGGAATGATGCGAATCAACCTGCGGCCCTGCCGGATTGCGCAGCGTGCGGATGCCGAGCCGGACCAGATACGCGGCACCGGCCACCGTGAGCGCGGTCAGCAGCAGGCTCGAACGGCCGATCAGCCCGCCGACTCCCGCCGCGACGAACGCCGTGAGCGCCAGATAGCCGAGCAGCAATCCGGCGACGGCCGGGAGCACCATCCGGTCCCGGGCGCCGGTTGCCAGGATGAAGGCCCAGTCCGGACCGGGCACCACGATGAGCAAGACCGTCACGCCCCAGAAGGCAAGCAGCAGACTCGGATTCACGGCGGATCCTCTCGACGAACGGGCGGTGCCGTCGAACCTATTCCGAATGCGGCCGAAGAGGTTCCCTTGTTTTGCTCGACTCTCGGATACCTGTGGAGGATGTGACGCTGTGGACGCGATCGATCGGAAAATTCTTGCGGAGCTCCAGGGCGACGGGCGACTGAGCATCACCGATCTGGCCGCCCGGGTGGGCCTGAGCGTCTCGCCGACCCACCGCCGCCTGCGGGAGCTGGAGCGCGACGGCGTGATTCGCGGCTACCGCGCCCTGGTCGATCCGGACAAGCTGGGGCTGAGCTTCGAGGCCCTGGTATTCGTGACCATGCGGCAGGAGGACCGCGACACCCTCATCGCCTTCGAAGAGGCGCTTGCCGCCATCCCCAATGTGATTGCGGCGCAACGCCTGTTCGGCGACCCGGACTATCTGGTCCAGATCCGGACCCGCGATCTGGCCGCCTACGCCGAACTCGAGGACAGCACGCTGGCCGCGCTACCGGGCGTGCAGCGGCTGAACTCCACCCTGGTCATGAAGCGGGTCGTCGGCGACCGCGCCCTGCCCACCGAGCGGTGAAAAAGTCTGCGGCATCTGACGAGACGGTGGCGCCGGGTTTCCCCGAACCCGGCCCGCCGGGGGTAGGACGGAGGGGTGCAGAACGATTCCGGACCTTCTCGACGCGGCCGGATACGGCGCGCGAGCAGGATCCTCGGCGCCCTCCTCGCCGTCGTGGTGCTCGCGACGGCCGGATACCTCGGCTATGTCGCGGCGCGCCGGTCGCAGCCGGTGACCCTGCCGACGCCGACCGGCCCGTACCAGGTGGGCCGCACCATCTTCGAGTGGGCCGATACCGCCCGCGCGGATCCCCTTGCACCCCAGCCCGATACGCCGCGCGGCCTGTCGGTGTGGCTGTGGTATCCCGGTGCTCCGGAACCGGGCGAGACGACCGCGCCGTATCTGCCCGGCGCGTGGTCGGGATTGCACATCGGCGGCCCGGCGGGGTTGGGGGAGAGCGGCTTCGGCGTCGTGCACCCGCACGCCGTGCCCGACGCCCCGGTGGCCGACGGCCGCTTTCCGATCGTGGTGCTCGAGCCCGGATTGGGTTTCGCCGCACCCCAATACACCGCGCTGGCCGAGGATCTGGCCAGCCACGGCTATCTGGTCGCGGGCGTCACCCCGACCTACAGCGCGAATCGCACGGTTCTGCACGGCCGGACCGTCACGGCGTCGAAGGCCGGGCTCCCGTCCGCCCTCGACAATGCCGACCTGCACGGCCCCGCCGCCGAACAGGCCGCCGCCCGGCTGCTGAGCGTCTGGGTCGCCGACGCGCGTTTCGCCGCCGCCCGGCTCGCCGCACTGGACGCCTCCGGCC encodes:
- the fdhD gene encoding formate dehydrogenase accessory sulfurtransferase FdhD yields the protein MSRVTVRRRTLRVTTGGSAPRADTLAVEEPLELRVDGRSLTVTMRTPGSDVDLAHGFLLSENIIGSREDIVTARYCAGTDAEGRNTYNVLDIQLRTPTPIRPRAFLTTGACGLCGKTALDEVRTRTRFPLPPDGPVIAAETLAALPDELRSRQGVFDATGGLHAAGLFTSDGTALAVREDIGRHNAVDKVIGWAVRENLIPAPDVILMVSGRASFELAQKAVMAGIPILTAVSAPSSLAVDLAAETGLTLAGFLRGNTMNIYTGDHRITVNDPIPAKSTPG
- a CDS encoding FdhF/YdeP family oxidoreductase, yielding MHRNAPTRDIDESALAVTPPKERAAGVQAVTVALERAVSEMGVARTARTLARVNQRHGFDCPGCAWPEPSGHRRPAEFCENGAKAVAEEATLRTVTPEFFARHSIEELSTKSGYWLGQQGRLTHPMVLRPGDTHYSPIEWDDAYRLIAEALRGLASPDEALFYTSGRTANETAFLYQLLVRSFGTNNLPDCSNMCHESSGTALSASIGIGKGSVSIDDFAAADLIIVAGQNPGTNHPRMLSALSTAKTNGAKIIAVNPLPETGLIGFRDPQTVKGLTTGITIADDFLQIRLGGDMALFQGLAKLLFEAEDRAPGTVVDRVFVDAHTAGFAEYEKHMRAVDLATVEEATGLTRDQLERTALLLAQSRATIVCWAMGLTQQRHAVATIEEATNLLLLRGMIGKPGAGVCPVRGHSNVQGDRTMGIWEKMPESFLAALDAEFGIASPRTHGFDTVDAIRAMRDGRARVFMGMGGNFVSATPDTEVTEAALRACELTVQVSTKLNRSHVVHGRTALILPTLGRTDLDLQDGVKQQVSVEDSMSMVHLSTGRLTPVSDRLRSEVAIVCELARELFGPDHPVPWERFRRDYDTVRDAIARVVPGCADYNAKVRQRNGFQLPHPPRDAREFRTATGKANFAVNELRWLPVPPGRLILQTLRSHDQYNTTIYGLDDRYRGIHNARRVVLVHPDDIAGFGFAEGDLVDVISEWTDGSERRITGFRLVPYSTPRGNAAAYYPETNPLVPLDHVAERSNTPVSKGVTIRLEPHVHVGPQTGEAPA
- the srmL gene encoding PheS-related mystery ligase SrmL produces the protein MSTYLTSAELSRALSVRDLTDPVQGGHALQVLLDAVLAALRAAWPGTTVRTVRIPPIVAIADNYDGLGYDPADVTRDARYTRYLSATTMLRSHTTADIPAVLRGYSAVPQGDSVDELIVVPGLAYRRDVVDRIHVGEPHQVDLWRLRSVPGTGESELRELVAHLVEAVLPGAAWRMTPAVHPYTHRGYQVDVRHGGDWLELAECGLIADRVLRGVGLDPGRWSGVALGMGLDRALMVRKGIPDIRYLRADDARITEQMRDLTPWRPVSALPPVRRDLSVVIADDTDDESLGDAVRAALGERSADIESIHVRSRTRYTELSESARARLGIHPGQTNAVVGLVIRPLTRTLTRAEANAIRNAVYRAIHLGPHLELA
- a CDS encoding erythromycin esterase family protein, translated to MTMTFDALPLTDEAAIHTSLERFLNGLPELPLLLGLGEPTHGVEAFSELRNDLFRVLVQRYGFRAIALESDCLSAPLVDAYVHGSGVSLAEVMERGFSHGFGKSAVGPGQKRAGAVESLGAGAVESLGVGAMESLVTWLRAHNAGVGPERRVRLYGFDAPLEMYHAPSPRVPLLTLFDMLAEFGCAPAELVSRAEIEELLGAEGAWADQAALFDGAASIGRTGAARALRIIADDLTALLDREVPAIVRGGGLETLRTARMHARTAVGLLRYHDRMASTGADRVAVMLGVRDAMMADNLLDIVAAERRRGPVLAFAHNMHLRRQRSAWTLAGMDLCWWSAGALVSPILGSHYAFVATDSARAGDAPGTLQQRLAAVTPGRALFSRDTLAKARDLPPAAGDSGYFPVEPRHLDRMDGLAFLAPRRRPN
- a CDS encoding YggT family protein: MSLIGALIGYLLTAFILLLIVRMVLDWAQMLNDTPPWMHRARAFTHTWTEPVIGPVRRVLRPVRAGGLSIDLAFTAVFIGALILRTIAFSL
- a CDS encoding LysE family translocator gives rise to the protein MNPSLLLAFWGVTVLLIVVPGPDWAFILATGARDRMVLPAVAGLLLGYLALTAFVAAGVGGLIGRSSLLLTALTVAGAAYLVRLGIRTLRNPAGPQVDSHHSPRSMTRCALAGIGVSGLNPKGLLVFLAMLPQFTDAHGSWPLPVQLGALGLVFVGSCGLFYTGLGFGSRAVLAAAPTLARVVSRVSGAAMIAVGLALLIERLRATG
- a CDS encoding Lrp/AsnC family transcriptional regulator, with product MDAIDRKILAELQGDGRLSITDLAARVGLSVSPTHRRLRELERDGVIRGYRALVDPDKLGLSFEALVFVTMRQEDRDTLIAFEEALAAIPNVIAAQRLFGDPDYLVQIRTRDLAAYAELEDSTLAALPGVQRLNSTLVMKRVVGDRALPTER